The following coding sequences are from one Paenibacillus sp. JDR-2 window:
- a CDS encoding 2Fe-2S iron-sulfur cluster-binding protein, giving the protein MSGRITFWPSGTTIEVKPGTPILTAARRAGVLIQTRCGGNAACFMCKVKIRPESDLMPIADEEKRKLAGLEQEGYRLACQAKVRGVVQVDVPLDPLRAAVQKLLAKQAEEKDELW; this is encoded by the coding sequence ATGAGCGGAAGGATTACGTTCTGGCCCTCTGGCACTACGATAGAAGTAAAGCCGGGAACCCCCATTCTCACGGCGGCGAGAAGGGCCGGTGTGCTCATTCAGACACGCTGCGGGGGAAATGCCGCTTGCTTTATGTGCAAGGTGAAAATACGTCCGGAGAGCGACCTGATGCCTATCGCGGATGAGGAGAAGCGGAAGCTTGCCGGTCTGGAACAAGAGGGATACAGGCTTGCTTGTCAGGCAAAGGTAAGAGGCGTCGTTCAAGTGGACGTGCCGCTTGATCCGCTCCGTGCCGCTGTTCAGAAGCTTCTGGCGAAGCAGGCGGAGGAAAAAGACGAGTTGTGGTAG
- a CDS encoding DUF3939 domain-containing protein: MAMLTILIVTVLSLSGCMYPKSELKQNQAAPKEAVRNVQAAIDQYQSETGMLPMKNSSGDTPVYEKFQVDFTQLKNKGYLSSIPTAAFENGGNYYFLIINEETKPQIKLMNLVTYQQINDIQSWVNDYKKNHDNQLPKGEPAYPGYSYIDYKAVNKKEPELHSDYTFQTLAAIMDESGRVYTDYGIDIMQAMQKKGETDIAADTDLRTVLVDSGMFVPVKAPVYHWVNKEPQAVSDQGK, translated from the coding sequence TTGGCAATGCTTACTATTTTGATCGTGACCGTGCTGTCGTTAAGCGGCTGCATGTATCCGAAGAGCGAGCTTAAGCAAAATCAGGCCGCACCAAAGGAAGCCGTCAGGAATGTGCAGGCAGCTATTGATCAATACCAGTCAGAGACCGGGATGCTGCCTATGAAAAACAGCAGCGGGGATACACCGGTCTATGAAAAGTTCCAGGTTGATTTTACGCAGTTGAAGAACAAGGGATATCTGAGTTCGATACCAACCGCAGCTTTCGAGAATGGCGGCAATTATTATTTTCTGATTATTAACGAAGAGACAAAGCCGCAGATCAAGCTGATGAATCTGGTTACCTATCAGCAGATCAACGATATTCAAAGCTGGGTGAACGATTATAAGAAGAACCACGATAACCAGCTGCCTAAAGGCGAGCCCGCTTATCCGGGATATTCTTATATCGATTATAAAGCGGTGAACAAAAAAGAACCGGAGCTGCATAGCGATTATACCTTCCAGACGCTGGCGGCAATTATGGACGAGTCCGGCCGCGTATATACGGATTACGGGATAGACATCATGCAGGCGATGCAGAAGAAAGGCGAGACGGATATTGCGGCAGACACCGATCTACGAACCGTTCTGGTTGATTCGGGTATGTTTGTACCGGTCAAAGCGCCTGTCTATCACTGGGTGAATAAAGAACCGCAGGCCGTTTCGGATCAAGGCAAATAA